The Tripterygium wilfordii isolate XIE 37 chromosome 1, ASM1340144v1, whole genome shotgun sequence sequence TGTACAAACTAGcgaaaaaaagaaataacataAAACTGAAGGAAAAGTACTTCAAAAGAAACGGTGGTTTACTCATGCAACAGCAATTATCTTCAAGTGAAGGTAATATTGAAAAAACCAAATTGTTTACTTCAAAAGAGTTGGAAAAGGCCACCGATAACTATAATGAGAATCGGATTCTTGGTCAAGGAGGGCAAGGAACAGTTTACAAAGGAATGTTGGTAGATGGAAGAATTGTGGCAATTAAGAAGTCGATAATGGTAGACGAAGATAAACTCGAGCAATTCATCAATGAGGTTATTATTTTATCACAGATCAATCATAGAAATGTGGTTAAATTACTCGGATCTTGTTTGGAGACAGAGGTTCCACTGCTAGTTTACGAGTTCATCCCTAACGGAACACTATTCCCAGTACTACATCACCAGATTGAGGAGGAGTTTCTACTTACATGGGAAATGCGCTTGCGCATTGCTGTAGAAGTTGCAAGTGCTTTATCCTATTTGCATTCATCGGCTTCGATTCCCATTTATCATCGCGACATCAAGTCTTCGAATATACTTCTGGACGATAAATACAGAGCCAAAATTTCTGATTTTGGGACTTCGAGATCTGTAGCAGTTGATCAAACTCACTTGACAACTCAAGTATTGGGAACCTTCGGATACTTAGACCCTGAGTATTTCCAATCAAGCCAGTTTACTGATAAGAGCGATGTTTATAGCTTTGGAGTAGTACTTATTGAGCTCTTAACTGGAAAGAAACCGATCTCTTCCTTCCAATCCGAGGATGAGAGAAGTTTAACGACACATTTCTTGTTTTTAATGGATGAAAATCGTTTGTTTCAAATCATTGATGCTCGAGTTGCAAAGGAGAGCAGGAAAGAAGATATAATGGTAATGGCTAATCTTGCAAGAAGATGTCTAAACTTGAATGGAAAGAAACGACCAACAATGAGAGAAGTAACCATTGAATTAGAAGGGATAAGGGGGTCACAAGGAGCTGCATTCTCTTATGTAATTGATCAAAGCTATGAAGAGGTTGACTATAGTGAAATGACTAGGCCTTGGGATACTGCTTCATCTTCTGATACTTCTTTGAAAATCGATACCATGAGATTGCTATAGATTAATAAGGGATCCAGCCCAGTATAGTTTCCAATCTCTCTAAGGCCTTGGCAGGCCCAGTCCAGTATCAAAACTGTGCGTTTTAatgttcttcttttcttctttaatcTTCTCCAACGGCTACTGACATCTCTCTGTCTTTAGTCTAATCAAGTTTGTATCCGTTACATTCATCTTGTATTTATATGTGCAAATGTATTCAGTTTGCGAggttaatgaaaataatttcttcaagttctctttatggtatcgaagccgacgATAACTCCAACGAGTTGATCTCTGCAAACATGTCTTCTTCCTCTGCTTCTTCACAAACTCTTTCCACCACCATTGTCAGCTCCACTTCCAATATCACTGTCCATGCTATAAATCCTATAGCCCTCAAACTTACTTCTACCAACTTTATATCATGGAGATTACATTTTTCTTCCCTACTCCATGCTTACAACCTCTTAGGATACGTAGATGGAACGAAGCCCTGCCCTCCCTCACCAAATACTTCCACTTCTGATGATGTTGTCGATCAACTATTTCACACCTGGTGGTCTCAAGACCAGTTTATTGTGCATGCTCTAATTGCTTCTATTGATGTAACTGTCCTTCCTCTTATCGGTGAAGTTAAATCAAGCGCTGCAGGTTGGGCTAAAGTGCATACTCTGTATGCCAACTCCTCTCACTCCAGAATACTTCAGCTTAAATCTCAACTTAGTCGTTGCCAAAAGGGTGGTAAAACCATGACAGACTACCTGCAAGATGTTAAAACACTTGCAGATGAATTGGCCTTAATTGATCATCCTATTTCATCAGATGATCTTACATTGTACATTCTTGATGGCCTTGGGCAAGAGTACTCTGGAATCGTGGGATCGATTCGTACTCGTGAGACAGCTTTCTCCTATGAAGAACTTAAGGATGTTCTTGTTGCTCAAGAGGGGTACATTACCCGACTTAATACTACTGCTGAAATTCATGCTGCTACAGCTAATTTTCACCAGAAACAACCTAGTTCTCACTCTCAAAATCAACATGGCTCTGGACGTGGTTTCCAGCAGCGTTGGTCTGATCCAAACTCTCAGAATACGTGGTCTGACAGTCGCAACACCTATTATAACAACAACAGAGGAGGCCGCAACCGTGGCCGTGGCCGCGGAAGAAATTTTTCACATCAATTTCCTCGCAATATCTGTCAGCTTTGTGACAAACCAGGTCACCTTGCCACCACCTgcagaaaatttaaaatttatgcCAACAATCCTCCCCCATCAGCAAACTTTGCAGCCATGCCATCTCCATATCCCTCTCAATCGACTCAATCGTGGTTGCTTGATTCCGGTGCTAGTCATAACATGACTCAAACTCCTCACAATCTGCAAACTCCCACCGAGTATGATGGCATGGATGACGTAAAACTCGGGGATGGTACAGGTTTGGTTATAACACATACTGGTACCACTTCATTTAA is a genomic window containing:
- the LOC119995896 gene encoding wall-associated receptor kinase-like 1, yielding MQFRIHFVIPIILLLWLTRTWTASASLAMPGCQERCGDVLIPYPFGIGYERNCSMGEGFEVICNTSFNPPKPFIKIIGMELLQVSVNDMVVQVMSPVRSLNCRNTTSSSSSLALPEVVDLSKSPFVFSRESNRFTAIGCDNFATISQYGKTIGGCMSICDAAPNVTGSGCYGLNCCQTTIPPNLYLLNMSITNINSTGRCMSASMVDQDWFNYNSFDENYNELSKREHVPVVLEWGRRFGNCRLSKSSDIFCDSFGRCWGSPAHDSLCVCIRSSLRMEGISYISDECYGTFYRSGSKNCTCPAGYENSQHGDGCYHLAEPVTKKFPLAILIGCLAAFGMILLLIGSWWMYKLAKKRNNIKLKEKYFKRNGGLLMQQQLSSSEGNIEKTKLFTSKELEKATDNYNENRILGQGGQGTVYKGMLVDGRIVAIKKSIMVDEDKLEQFINEVIILSQINHRNVVKLLGSCLETEVPLLVYEFIPNGTLFPVLHHQIEEEFLLTWEMRLRIAVEVASALSYLHSSASIPIYHRDIKSSNILLDDKYRAKISDFGTSRSVAVDQTHLTTQVLGTFGYLDPEYFQSSQFTDKSDVYSFGVVLIELLTGKKPISSFQSEDERSLTTHFLFLMDENRLFQIIDARVAKESRKEDIMVMANLARRCLNLNGKKRPTMREVTIELEGIRGSQGAAFSYVIDQSYEEVDYSEMTRPWDTASSSDTSLKIDTMRLL